The following proteins are co-located in the Oenanthe melanoleuca isolate GR-GAL-2019-014 chromosome 4, OMel1.0, whole genome shotgun sequence genome:
- the UBE2K gene encoding ubiquitin-conjugating enzyme E2 K isoform X4: MTLRTVLLSLQALLAAAEPDDPQDAVVANQYKQNPEMFKQTARLWAHVYAGAPVSSPEYTKKIENLCAMGFDRNAVIVALSSKSWDVETATELLLSN; encoded by the exons ATGACTCTAAGAACAGTGTTGTTATCCCTGCAAGCATTGTTGGCAGCTGCAGAACCAGATGATCCACAAGATGCAGTAGTGGCAAACCAG TACAAACAAAATCCAGAAATGTTTAAACAGACAGCTCGACTTTGGGCACATGTGTATGCTGGAGCACCAGTTTCTAGTCCAGAATACaccaaaaaaatagaaaacctTTGTGCTATGGGCTTTGATAGG AATGCAGTAATAGTGGCCTTGTCTTCAAAATCATGGGATGTAGAGACTGCAACAGAATTACTCCTGAGTAACTGA
- the UBE2K gene encoding ubiquitin-conjugating enzyme E2 K isoform X3, with protein MANIAVQRIKREFKEVLKSEETSKNQIKVDLVDENFTELRGEIAGPPDTPYEGGRYQLEIKIPETYPFNPPKVRFITKIWHPNISSVTGAICLDILKDQWAAAMTLRTVLLSLQALLAAAEPDDPQDAVVANQYKQNPEMFKQTARLWAHVYAGAPVSSPEYTKKIENLCAMGFDRNAVIVALSSKSWDVETATELLLSN; from the exons acgagcaaaaatcaaattaaagtAGATCTTGTAGATGAGAATTTTACAGAATTAAGAGGAGAAATAGCAGGACCTCCGGACACACCATATGAAG GTGGGAGGTATCAACTAGAGATAAAAATCCCGGAAACATATCCATTTAATCCTCCTAAG gTGCGGTTTATCACCAAAATATGGCATCCTAATATTAGCTCAGTCACTGGGGCCATTTGTTTGGATATTCTGAAAGATCAATG GGCAGCAGCAATGACTCTAAGAACAGTGTTGTTATCCCTGCAAGCATTGTTGGCAGCTGCAGAACCAGATGATCCACAAGATGCAGTAGTGGCAAACCAG TACAAACAAAATCCAGAAATGTTTAAACAGACAGCTCGACTTTGGGCACATGTGTATGCTGGAGCACCAGTTTCTAGTCCAGAATACaccaaaaaaatagaaaacctTTGTGCTATGGGCTTTGATAGG AATGCAGTAATAGTGGCCTTGTCTTCAAAATCATGGGATGTAGAGACTGCAACAGAATTACTCCTGAGTAACTGA